The genomic window GCAGCGCCCTGGGACTTTTCCTTTCGCCGTTGACACGATCATGCTGCACCGTGCAGGGGTCTGAATAGTTACAAAGTCAAAATACATAATACTTTTTTATTTTTTGAGCCAACAATAAAATCTTGAAGCAGCTTGGACTGGAACAGTCTTGATGAATTATCTATATAAAGTCAAAGGATAAAACATTTTCTTTTTTTTGATACTTAAAGAATAACATATTGAAAGTCAAAACATTTTAAAAAAATACGGCGTTACCGCCTCGAAAAGAACCCGGGCGTAAAGACGATTGGCCCGTCCGTTGGGATGAGCGTCGCCCGGAGTGACCCAAAGCGATTCGGCTTTCTCCTTCTCCACCGCCGGAAGAAGATCGACGAAAGTCGCCCCCAGCGCCCCGGCTTGCGAGGCCAGCCACTGCCGCGCCTCCGGAAAGCGGTAGGGTTGCAACTCATGAAGTTCCGGGGAGTGAACGATCATCAGCGGAATGGCCAGTTGCCGACAGCGTTCCCCCAGTCGTAGCAAACTCTCCTCGGCCTGTTTCAGGCCCGGTGCATCGGGGCGGTAGAGATCACGGTAGTAGCTGGCCCAGTTGCCGCCGCCGAAGTAGTTCCGCTTGAGGAGATCGAACCGCCCCGCCAGAAAGACCGCTGCCTGGAAGTGATCGAGAAGCACACTCTGCCGCCGCCGGGGAGTCGGCTCGGCATCGTTGATGAAATGGTTCAACACCACCAGTTCGGGCTTGTATCGATAGCCTTCGTGAAGGAAGTAGGCCACCTCCATGGCGGTGTTGTAGTTGCCAACCCCCGTATTGATCACCTGAAACCGGTTCGCACCCCGCTTCGGATCGTCATTGAGGAGGTTTTCCAGCAGGGTGGAGGTGGTCAGCTCCTCGGCGACGCCCCAGCCGAAGGTCAGCGAATCCCCCAGCATCAGAATGCGACGCTCTCCGGGAGGTGGTGCATAGTCCATCGCCACGTCGCGCAGCTTTTTGTCATTGATGACCACCTCGACACCCATGAGAAAGGCCCGTGAGCCGGGGGTATGTTCGTGTCCGATGGCTTCGACCCCGGCGATTCGCTTGATCTCGCGGGCATACTTCCACATTTCGATGTCGAAGTTCATGCCGCGATGAAAGGCGATGCGAACGCCGGCTTCGAGAACGATCAGAGAGAGCAACAGACCGATGAGCAGCGCCACGAGGCCCAGCAACGCATTGGCTGCGGGTTTTGCCGCGACCTTCACCTCTTCTCCGGACATTGTCAAATTGGCGACCCCCATCAAACCGCGACAGGCCGAGGTTGCGAGAAACGATCCCCGAACTCTATCACGGTTGCCTCTTTCCTGGCTAGATTATCAGCCACGCGGTTTATCACCCCCCGAGGTCGGGCAGAGGCCTTGCGCCGATGAAATGTGCCACATCCACCGCGTCGAGCTGTTCCGGTTTCAAGTAGATTTCCCCATATTTTCGGAAAACCCCCGAGGTCAGGAAGAGATCGAAGAGATCGGCATCGATGTGTTTGTCCTTCTTGAAAAAGGAGAGAATCTTCACCGCTTCGGAAAGGGTTTTCGGTTTTTTGTAAGGCCGGTCGCAGGCGGTGAGGGCTTCGAAGATGTCGGCGATGGCCATGATGCGGGAGGGGATCGACAACTGCGAGGCGTCGAGCTTGCGGGGATACCCGGTGCCGATGAGGGTTTCGTGATGGGAGCCGGCATATTCGGGGATGCGCTGCATGCCCTGAGGCAGGGGCAGACTCTCCAGCATATGGATGGTCTGGATGGTGTGTTCGTTGATCTTGAAGCGTTCTTCCTCGGTGAGGGTGCCGCGTGCGATGGAGAGATTGTACATCTCCCCCTGATTATAGAGATTCTCGGGAACCTGCATCCGGAAGCCCTTGGTCGGATCGAGATGGGTGATCCGCTCCCTGGCGATGAGGTGACAGGGCTTGTCGGAGAGAAGGGGCTCGTCTGCCGGCAGTTCGGCAACGGGCATGCCTTGATAACGTTTCAGCTCCTCGTGAGAAAGACCGAGGCGATCGTCGAAATGGCG from Magnetococcales bacterium includes these protein-coding regions:
- a CDS encoding SGNH/GDSL hydrolase family protein, with product MKVAAKPAANALLGLVALLIGLLLSLIVLEAGVRIAFHRGMNFDIEMWKYAREIKRIAGVEAIGHEHTPGSRAFLMGVEVVINDKKLRDVAMDYAPPPGERRILMLGDSLTFGWGVAEELTTSTLLENLLNDDPKRGANRFQVINTGVGNYNTAMEVAYFLHEGYRYKPELVVLNHFINDAEPTPRRRQSVLLDHFQAAVFLAGRFDLLKRNYFGGGNWASYYRDLYRPDAPGLKQAEESLLRLGERCRQLAIPLMIVHSPELHELQPYRFPEARQWLASQAGALGATFVDLLPAVEKEKAESLWVTPGDAHPNGRANRLYARVLFEAVTPYFFKMF